From one Rosa rugosa chromosome 4, drRosRugo1.1, whole genome shotgun sequence genomic stretch:
- the LOC133744235 gene encoding probable leucine-rich repeat receptor-like protein kinase At1g35710 codes for MRPSTYDYKVYFLACLILHVQLVLKLPNLAFASANSTEAEALLRWKDSIQIQTEYNNLTSWAYLPGEAINASTPCNIWIGISCNRDGRVNRINLTSFGIQGTLHEFSFSSFPHLEYVELSMNELFDTIPPQISSLSKLIYLDLSSNHLSGTIPPELSLLSNLEVLHLNENKLNGSIPKEIGQLKSLYELDLSINNLEGSVPASLGNLTNMTHLYLSQNQLSGAIPPEMGNLSNLVLLYMDDNHLTGPIPHLISSVSKLIHLNLSYNLISETIPPEIGLLSNLESLRLDANQLNGSIPKEIGQLKSLYQLGLGINNLEGSIPASLGNFTNMTYLYLHRNQLSGAIPPEIGNLSTLIHLVMYDNHLIGPIPPRFGNLKNLVILFLQLNQLSGLIPSEIGNLKSLQMLSLNENYLTGSIPPSVGNLRGLIILHLFNNHLSGLIPSEIGNLKSLQVLVLSDNHLTGPIPPSVGNLRGLTILFLSNNQFSGSIPSEIGNLKSLERLSLSSNTFLYWSTDKLIGFNPKEKGNVKLSLALNQLNGNMRDDLNPINKLSGTIPREIGHLKSLEYLDLSGHQLHGSIPRSFGDLTNLTFLDLSGNKLFGTIPKEIGNLNSIMMLDLSHNQLNGSIPTSLGDARNLTTLHLSSNKLSGTIPKELGYLKSLVNFELNFNQLGGSIPTSFGDLSNLKILNLMGNQLFGSIPQEIGILKNLSVLQLGDNQFVGYLPENLCQGGSLKNFSVTNNYLIGPIPKSLKNCTSLIRLRLDGNQLEGNISQDFNVYRKLDHIDLSKNNFYGEVSHNWGQCPQLRTLLIAGNNLTGSIPPEIGNATQIHVLDLSSNCLDGTIPKEIGRLTSLVKLRLNENQLSGPIPSEFGSLANLEYLDLSTNRFNESIPSFVGDFLKLNHLNLSNNKFGEGIPSRLGMLNHVSKLDLSHNSLTGNIPSEISNMGSLEKLNLSHNNLSGFIPASFEGMHSLSSVDIADNDLEGPLPNSKAFQDAPLEALQGNKGLCGGGGALQLCNRQSSRTHLEQKFLITFSLLAALALLAAIFAIVFVIKRKKRHRNGEVTNTHEEISFSILGYDGKKMYEEIIRATQDFDSIYCIGKGGHGSVYRANLSSSNIVAVKKLHPLCSDDNNFQKEFLNEIKALTEMRHRNIVKLYGFCSHKRHSFLVYEYLERGSMAAMLSSDHEAQELGWSKRVNIVKDVANALCYMHHDCLPPVVHRDISSKNILLDSEYKAYVSDFGTAKFLNPDSANWTTLAGTYGYMAPELAYTMDVNEKCDVYSFGVLTLEIIMGRHPEDIFASLLSQSSSLSSSSASPAHQMPIMEFLDQRISPPSHQVAGEVLSHFKIAFACLNARPESRPTMKQVSQLLSTQSLHLSKPLRMITCGELLVLNA; via the exons atgAGACCTTCAACTTATGATTATAAAGTATACTTTCTAGCTTGCCTTATCTTGCATGTTCAGCTGGTTTTAAAATTACCAAACCTCGCTTTTGCTTCTGCTAATTCAACTGAAGCAGAAGCTCTTCTCAGATGGAAAGACAGCATTCAGATTCAAACAGAGTATAATAATCTCACCTCGTGGGCTTACCTTCCTGGTGAAGCCATCAATGCATCCACCCCATGCAATATTTGGATTGGTATTTCATGCAACAGAGATGGAAGGGTGAATAGGATAAACCTTACCAGTTTTGGTATACAAGGTACGCTGCATGAATTTTCATTCTCCTCTTTCCCTCATCTTGAATATGTTGAACTCAGCATGAATGAACTCTTTGATACCATTCCACCTCAGATCAGTTCCCTCTCCAAACTCATCTATCTTGATCTTTCTTCTAATCATCTGAGTGGGACAATCCCACCAGAACTTAGTCTTCTATCAAATCTTGAAGTCCTGCACCTcaatgaaaataaattaaatggCTCAATTCCCAAAGAAATAGGTCAACTCAAGTCTCTTTACGAACTTGATCTGAGCATCAACAATCTAGAAGGGTCTGTTCCAGCTTCTCTCGGTAATTTGACCAACATGACCCACTTGTATCTCTCTCAAAATCAGCTTTCTGGTGCCATTCCTCCAGAAATGGGCAACCTATCTAATCTAGTTCTACTGTACATGGATGACAACCATTTGACCGGTCCCATCCCACATCTGATCAGTTCCGTCTCCAAACTCATCCATCTTAATCTATCTTATAATCTGATCAGTGAGACAATCCCACCAGAAATTGGCCTTTTATCAAATCTTGAAAGCCTGCGCCTAGATGCAAATCAGTTAAATGGTTCAATTCCTAAAGAAATAGGCCAACTCAAGTCTCTTTACCAGCTTGGTCTGGGCATCAACAATCTAGAAGGGTCTATTCCGGCTTCTCTGGGTAATTTCACCAACATGACCTACTTGTATCTCCATCGAAATCAGCTTTCTGGTGCCATTCCTCCAGAAATAGGAAATCTATCTACTTTGATCCACCTGGTCATGTATGACAACCATTTGATAGGTCCCATCCCTCCAAGGTTTGGAAACTTGAAGAACTTAGTTATACTGTTCTTGCAATTGAATCAACTGTCTGGCCTCATTCCCAGTGAGATAGGGAATCTGAAATCCCTACAGATGCTGTCGTTGAATGAGAACTATTTAACAGGTTCAATACCTCCAAGTGTAGGAAATTTAAGAGGGCTAATCATATTGCACTTGTTCAATAATCATCTTTCTGGCCTCATTCCCAGTGAGATAGGGAATCTGAAATCCCTTCAGGTGCTGGTGTTGAGTGACAACCATTTAACAGGTCCAATACCACCAAGTGTTGGAAACTTAAGAGGGCTAACCATATTGTTCTTGTCCAACAATCAATTTTCTGGTTCTATCCCCTCAGAAATAGGAAATTTGAAGTCTCTAGAGAGATTAAGCTTATCTAGTAACACTTTTCTGTATTGGTCTACAGATAAACTTATTGGTTTTAATCCTAAAGAGAAAGGGAATGTGAAACTATCCTTGGCACTGAATCAGCTCAATGGTAATATGAGAGACGACCTTAACCCTATAAATAAGCTTTCAGGAACTATCCCTAGAGAGATAGGGCACTTGAAATCTCTGGAATACCTAGATTTGTCTGGTCATCAACTCCATGGTTCAATTCCAAGATCATTTGGTGATCTGACAAATCTTACCTTTCTCGATCTCTCTGGAAATAAGCTTTTTGGTACTATTCCTAAAGAGATAGGGAACCTGAATTCTATTATGATGCTAGACTTGAGCCATAATCAACTAAATGGCTCAATCCCAACATCCTTAGGTGATGCGAGGAATCTTACCACTCTCCATCTATCTTCAAATAAGCTTTCTGGCACTATTCCCAAAGAGTTAGGCTACTTGAAATCCCTTGTGAACTTCGAATTAAACTTCAATCAACTTGGTGGTTCAATTCCAACTTCATTTGGGGACTTGAGCAACTTGAAAATCTTAAACCTCATGGGCAACCAACTCTTTGGCTCAATCCCTCAAGAAATAGGAATTCTCAAAAACTTGAGTGTACTACAACTGGGTGATAATCAGTTTGTTGGTTACTTACCCGAAAACCTTTGCCAAGGTGGATCACTCAAAAATTTTTCTGTAACCAATAACTATTTGATTGGTCCAATCCCCAAAAGCTTGAAAAATTGTACGAGCTTAATCAGACTCCGTCTTGATGGAAACCAATTGGAAGGCAATATATCCCAAGACTTCAATGTTTATCGGAAACTTGATCATATAGATTTGAGCAAGAATAACTTCTATGGTGAAGTATCACACAACTGGGGACAATGCCCACAGTTGAGAACCCTACTAATTGCGGGGAACAACCTTACTGGTAGCATACCACCTGAGATTGGCAATGCAACCCAAATTCATGTACTCGATCTTTCTTCTAACTGTTTGGATGGGACTATTCCAAAGGAAATTGGGAGGTTGACTTCTTTGGTGAAGTTGAGGTTGAATGAAAATCAACTTTCTGGTCCTATACCTTCCGAATTTGGATCATTGGCTAATCTGGAATATCTTGATCTGTCCACAAACAGATTCAATGAGTCGATTCCAAGCTTTGTAGGTGACTTCCTCAAATTAAACCACTTGAATTTGAGCAACAACAAGTTTGGAGAAGGAATTCCATCTCGTTTGGGGATGTTAAATCATGTTTCCAAACTAGATTTAAGTCATAACTCACTTACTGGTAATATACCTTCAGAGATTAGTAATATGGGCAGTTTGGAGAAGCTGAATCTGTCCCACAATAATCTCTCTGGTTTCATTCCAGCGAGTTTTGAAGGCATGCACAGCTTGTCATCCGTCGACATTGCGGACAATGACTTGGAAGGTCCACTTCCCAACAGCAAAGCATTTCAAGATGCTCCCCTGGAAGCATTGCAAGGGAACAAGGGCTTGTGTGGCGGGGGTGGAGCTTTGCAACTCTGCaatagacaaagctctagaacGCACCTGGAACAGAAATTTCTAATCACATTCTCTCTTCTAGCAGCACTTGCACTTCTTGCTGCTATCTTCGCAATTGTCTTTGTGattaaaagaaagaagaggCACCGGAATGGGGAAGTAACCAACACGCATgaagaaatttctttttccataTTAGGTTATGATGGAAAGAAGATGTATGAGGAAATCATAAGGGCAACACAAGATTTTGATTCCATATACTGCATCGGAAAGGGAGGACATGGGAGTGTATACAGAGCAAATTTGTCATCCTCCAATATAGTTGCTGTGAAGAAACTCCATCCGCTATGCAGTGATGACAATAATTTTCAGAAGGAATTCTTGAATGAAATCAAGGCACTCACTGAGATGCGACACCGAAACATTGTGAAGCTTTATGGTTTCTGTTCACACAAGCGACACTCATTTTTGGTGTATGAGTATCTAGAAAGGGGTAGCATGGCTGCAATGCTGAGCAGTGATCATGAAGCTCAAGAATTGGGATGGAGTAAAAGGGTGAATATTGTGAAAGATGTTGCTAATGCTTTGTGCTATATGCACCATGATTGCTTGCCACCAGTTGTACATCGGGACATATCGAGCAAAAATATTTTGCTGGATTCTGAATACAAGGCCTATGTTTCAGATTTTGGCACTGCTAAGTTCTTAAACCCAGACTCAGCTAATTGGACTACCCTTGCAGGCACATATGGTTATATGGCACCAG agCTCGCTTATACAATGGATGTAAATGAGAAATGTGATGTCTATAGCTTTGGAGTGTTAACATTGGAAATAATTATGGGA